One window of the Bradysia coprophila strain Holo2 chromosome X unlocalized genomic scaffold, BU_Bcop_v1 contig_26, whole genome shotgun sequence genome contains the following:
- the LOC119069077 gene encoding CKLF-like MARVEL transmembrane domain-containing protein 4, whose product MMSETVVTVDPNRQPQAQPKPAAQSQGALSWVKFNIGYFQTIPGILKLVQLVFGIICMACASPAYIGASHWFLFVAVTSFIATLLWSFVYLLGIREVLNLAINWILTELLNTGIATIFYIIAFIVQLATWSNIHPGSSLQYFRASNIAAGCFGLFNTIAYAASTYFLYLEHKSASTP is encoded by the exons ATGATGTCGGAAACAGTTGTTACAGTTGATCCGAATAGGCAACCGCAAGCGCAGCCAAAACCAGCCGCCCAATCGCAGGGAGCCCTCAGTTGGGTCAAATTCAATATTGGATACTTTCAAACAATACCgggaattttaaaattagttcAATTG gTTTTTGGTATAATTTGCATGGCCTGTGCTTCGCCAGCATACATAGGCGCATCTCATTGGTTCCTGTTCGTTGCAGTTACATCATTCATTGCAACACTGTTATGGTCTTTCGTTTATCTGCTGGGAATTCGAGAAGTGCTTAATTTGGCAATTAACTGGATATTGACG gAACTGCTCAATACCGGCATCGCTACAATATTTTACATCATTGCGTTCATTGTCCAGTTAGCTACTTGGTCTAACATTCATCCAGGATCATCTTTACAATATTTCAGAGCAAGCAATATTGCAGCTGGG TGTTTTGGATTGTTCAATACCATCGCCTATGCCGCATCCACGTACTTTTTGTATTTGGAACATAAAAGTGCTTCAACGCCATAG
- the LOC119069076 gene encoding dentin sialophosphoprotein-like, translating into MEFELLVFLIIFCRIGNTRLSVENHKIWLQQILNKCDLTTQPQCSLDCSTILVCESGNETPVKTIECQYNTPFCDNGMCKSIPGSCSLHRALTKSNFLCTATGVFPDPSDCSKYHHCSGAGTPSTVFECPTRTVYNSKTKLCQRVIHKYGHASRKLCEKVDCDYKRNEFVKFPPNPAFYALCSTSSGNKKIFMYKCANEETYIFDSIRRDCIFTCPSAGYFTDSYDCNGYYICEGFHTFTVRRLKCPPEFFFNGTACVNSTKHCHSEFAHVSTTPSSPTQIHTTETSPDGGASSTDGLTSSTDGLTSSTDGSISSTDGGISSTDGGISSTDGGISSTDGGISSTDGGISSTDGGISSTDGGISSTDGGISSTDGGTSSTDGGMSTTDANASTSNAGTNTEINETINETNAMPSSTASSLFTTEDATDSETNEASNENNAMPSSTASSLFTTEDTTDSEASQSPSENNAMPSSPASSLFTTEGTTDFETSQAPNENNAMPSSTASSLFTTEETTDSETSQASNENNAMPSSTASSLFTTEDATDSETNQASNENNAMPSSTASSLFTTEDATDSETNQASNENNAMPSSTASSLFTTEDATDSETNQASNENNAMPSSTASSLFTTEDDSDMNKPSHENNAMPSSTASSLFTVEDADDSDINEASNENNAMPSSSASSLFTTEDSDYFDIKEATDENDAMPFSTVSSIYTTDSTRDSDCPVASINETAAMSDVSDDAESQATTPTSELVSPPESQIDTVVAHYATILFIPCPIYLDDFDDEICSQVGGYLNFDDRDKN; encoded by the exons ATGGAATTCGAGCTGCTTGTGTTTCTGATCATATTCTGCAGA ATTGGAAATACTAGACTCAGTGtggaaaatcataaaatctgGTTGCAACAAATCCTAAATAAATGCGATTTAACAACTCAACCCCAATGTTCATTAGACTGTTCAACCATATTG GTATGCGAAAGTGGAAATGAAACTCCAGTTAAAACCATTGAATGTCAATATAATACACCCTTTTGTGATAACGGCATGTGTAAATCAATTCCTGGAAGTTGCTCTTTGCATCGAGCTTTaacgaaatcaaattttctatgtACTGCAACTGGTGTTTTTCCAG ATCCATCAGATTGCAGTAAGTACCACCATTGTTCCGGAGCTGGCACACCAAGCACAGTATTCGAGTGTCCCACTCGCACTGTATACAATTCTAAGACTAAATTGTGTCAAAGGGTTATACATAAATATGGCCATGCATCACGCAAGTTATGCGAGAAAGTTGACTGTGACTACAAGAGAaatgaatttgtaaaatttccaCCGAACCCAGCATTTTATGCTCTGTGTTCCACATCAAGtggcaacaaaaaaatattcatgtACAAATGTGCCAACGAAGAAACTTACATTTTTGATTCGATTAGAAGAGACTGTATATTTACTTGCCCATCAGCTGGATATTTTACGGATTCTTATGATTGTAACGGATACTACATTTGTGAAGGTTTTCATACATTTACTGTTAGACGATTAAAATGCCCTCcagaatttttcttcaatgGCACTGCTTGTGTCAACAGCACTAAACATTGCCACTCAGAGTTCGCTCATGTTTCTACTACACCATCCTCACCGACGCAAATACATACGACAGAAACCAGTCCGGATGGAGGTGCCAGCAGTACGGATGGACTTACTAGCAGTACGGATGGACTTACTAGCAGTACGGATGGTAGTATCAGCAGTACGGATGGCGGTATCAGCAGTACGGATGGCGGTATCAGCAGTACGGATGGCGGTATCAGCAGTACGGATGGCGGTATCAGCAGTACGGATGGCGGTATCAGCAGTACGGATGGCGGTATCAGCAGTACGGATGGCGGTATCAGCAGTACGGATGGCGGTATCAGCAGTACGGATGGCGGTACTAGTAGTACGGATGGCGGTATGAGCACTACTGATGCTAATGCAAGTACTTCTAATGCCGGTACAAATACCGAAATAAATGAGACCATCAACGAAACTAATGCAATGCCATCTTCAACTGCTTCTTCACTGTTTACGACTGAAGACGCTACAGATTCGGAAACAAATGAGGCCtcgaatgaaaataatgcaatGCCATCGTCTACTGCATCTTCACTGTTTACGACAGAAGACACTACCGACTCCGAAGCAAGTCAGTCCCCAAGTGAAAATAATGCAATGCCATCGTCTCCTGCATCATCACTGTTTACGACAGAAGGCACTACCGATTTCGAAACAAGTCAGGCCCcgaatgaaaataatgcgatGCCATCGTCTACTGCATCTTCACTGTTCACGACAGAAGAGACTACCGACTCCGAAACTAGTCAGGCCTCgaacgaaaataatgcaaTGCCATCGTCTACTGCATCTTCACTGTTTACGACAGAAGACGCTACCGACTCCGAAACAAATCAGGCCtcgaatgaaaataatgcaatGCCATCGTCTACTGCATCTTCACTGTTTACGACAGAAGACGCTACCGACTCCGAAACGAATCAGGCCTCgaacgaaaataatgcaaTGCCATCGTCTACTGCATCTTCACTGTTTACGACAGAAGACGCTACCGACTCCGAAACAAATCAGGCCtcgaatgaaaataatgcaatGCCTTCGTCGACTGCATCTTCACTGTTTACGACAGAAGACGATTCCGACATGAATAAGCCTTCCcatgaaaataatgcaatGCCATCATCTACTGCATCGTCACTATTTACGGTGGAAGATGCTGACGATTCCGACATAAATGAGGCAtccaatgaaaataatgcTATGCCATCCTCTAGTGCATCTTCACTATTTACGACAGAAGACTCAGATTATTTCGACATAAAAGAAGCAACGGATGAAAATGATGCAATGCCATTCTCAACTGTTTCTTCAATATACACAACAGACAGTACTCGTGATTCCGACTGCCCTGTGGCTTCCATAAATGAAACTGCTGCAATGTCAGATGTCAGCGATGATGCTGAAAGTCAGGCCACAACGCCAACGTCGGAACTTGTAAGTCCTCCAGAATCTCAAATTGATACTGTTGTAGCACATTACGCTACTATACTGTTTATACCGTGTCCGATTTATCTTGACGATTTTgacgatgaaatttgctcCCAAGTTGGAGGATATTTAAATTTCGATGATAGAGACAAgaattaa